A window of the Diabrotica undecimpunctata isolate CICGRU chromosome 1, icDiaUnde3, whole genome shotgun sequence genome harbors these coding sequences:
- the LOC140444390 gene encoding uncharacterized protein isoform X1 yields the protein MEGQEDFRDSLNNQVKDCNKDKDVFLKNNVKIEINSELEECCFEINDTELPPLEKSCSEYIKREDHILLDNTSLLPHIISMQDDKNEIKEEPEEYDLRLSPVDEAEFEMCDIKTGSNEVPMNLKSPLEHVSTHEAFLYEKDMESTKSFSEDSGSVKCEICLKHFAQKMDLKLHLRTHRKQGFECKICSRQFLYQVHFNKHVHYQCKICLMHFNQNRSLKAHMKLHSYKCGICFKHFYKSDELEAHLETHRGLKTFTCETCLKKFSDESSLKIHLKTRSGEKAFECEICFKKFCYATNLYLHLKTHTGEESFECETCLKKFCYATTLKRHLKKHTGGKTLECETCFKKFSYASSLKVHMKTHTEEKFFECEICFKKLSYPSLLKRHLRTHSRVTKPFECKTCFKQFSDAFSLKLHLKTHTGKKTFK from the exons aTGGAAGGTCAGGAAGATTTTAGAGATTCTTTAAACAATCAAGTAAAAGACTGTAACAAAGATAAAGACGTTTTTTTAAAGAATAAtgttaaaatagaaattaattcaGAACTGGAAGAATGTTGCTTTGAAATCAATGATACAGAGTTGCCTCCATTAGAGAAGTCTTGTTCAGAGTATATTAAAAGGGAAGACCATATATTACTAGATAACACCAGTCTATTACCACATATTATTTCTATGCAAGATGATAAGAATGAAATAAAGGAAGAACCAGAAGAATATGACTTGAGACTAAGCCCCGTGGACGAAGCTGAATTTGAAATGTGTGATATAAAAACAGGCTCAAATGAGGTTCCAATGAATTTGAAATCACCCCTAGAACATGTATCGACTCATGAAG cttTCCTGTACGAGAAGGATATGGAAAGTACAAAATCATTTTCTGAAGATTCAGGTTCAGTaaaatgtgaaatttgtcttaagcaCTTTGCTCAAAAAATGGATTTGAAACTCCATTTACGAACACACAGGAAACAAGGTTTTGAGTGTAAGATTTGTTCTAGACAGTTTTTATATCAAGTTCATTTCAATAAACATGTGCATTATCAATGCAAAATATGTCTAATGCACTTTAATCAAAACAGGTCATTAAAAGCTCATATGAAATTGCACTCTTATAAATGTGGAATCTGTTTTAAACACTTTTATAAATCAGATGAATTGGAAGCACACTTGGAAACACACCGTGGATTGAAAACTTTCACTTGTGAAAcatgtttaaaaaagttttctgatgAATCTAGCTTGAAAATCCATTTGAAAACACGTAGTGGAGAAAAGGCTTTTGAATgtgaaatatgttttaaaaagttttgttaTGCGACTAATCTATATCTCCATTTGAAAACCCACACTGGAGAAGAGTCTTTTGAATGTGAAACATGTCTTAAAAAGTTTTGTTATGCAACTACTCTAAAACGTCATTTGAAAAAACATACTGGAGGAAAGACTCTTGAATGTGAGAcatgttttaaaaagttttcttatGCTTCTAGCCTGAAAGTTCATATGAAGACACATACTGAAGAAAAGTTCTTTGAATgtgaaatatgttttaaaaagctTTCTTATCCATCTCTcctgaaaagacatttgagaacTCATTCTCGAGTAACAAAGCCGTTTGAATGTAAAAcatgttttaaacagttttctgATGCTTTTAGCCTGAAACTCCATTTGAAAACCCATACTGGAAAGAAGACTTTCAAATGA
- the LOC140444390 gene encoding uncharacterized protein isoform X2 yields the protein MEGQEDFRDSLNNQVKDCNKDKDVFLKNNVKIEINSELEECCFEINDTELPPLEKSCSEYIKREDHILLDNTSLLPHIISMQDDKNEIKEEPEEYDLRLSPVDEAEFEMCDIKTGSNEVPMNLKSPLEHVSTHEASRRRVWK from the exons aTGGAAGGTCAGGAAGATTTTAGAGATTCTTTAAACAATCAAGTAAAAGACTGTAACAAAGATAAAGACGTTTTTTTAAAGAATAAtgttaaaatagaaattaattcaGAACTGGAAGAATGTTGCTTTGAAATCAATGATACAGAGTTGCCTCCATTAGAGAAGTCTTGTTCAGAGTATATTAAAAGGGAAGACCATATATTACTAGATAACACCAGTCTATTACCACATATTATTTCTATGCAAGATGATAAGAATGAAATAAAGGAAGAACCAGAAGAATATGACTTGAGACTAAGCCCCGTGGACGAAGCTGAATTTGAAATGTGTGATATAAAAACAGGCTCAAATGAGGTTCCAATGAATTTGAAATCACCCCTAGAACATGTATCGACTCATGAAG cctCCAGGAGAAGAGTATGgaaataa